A part of Cannabis sativa cultivar Pink pepper isolate KNU-18-1 chromosome 6, ASM2916894v1, whole genome shotgun sequence genomic DNA contains:
- the LOC133039401 gene encoding uncharacterized protein LOC133039401: MISLRNSSNLIEVKPNHEIKASSSSWSDTSTTSTNYQGFYTSHLVPEMNKPYYLNMSSESGNWDQSNDYNQQPYQFCYTPQLVPKLTYPTDYYLDYSSESGWDQSNNKQDAQMVTTTHTFPILTHTPAPAIEYQQQETLSTRKRKSTSSNHGRWTVKEHMIFLQGMSKFGSGNWTEISTLLGGTRTPVQVASHAQKYFNKMEKEKQIAETTSENKKKKLNKSINDIRLREDGTFCSPNSFQN; encoded by the exons ATGATCTCCCTGAGGAATTCTTCAAACCTAATCGAAGTTAAACCTAATCATGAGATAAAGGCGAGTAGTAGTTCTTGGAGTGATACCTCGACTACTAGCACCAACTACCAAGGTTTCTACACATCTCATCTAGTGCCTGAAATGAACAAGCCTTATTATTTGAACATGAGTAGTGAGAGTGGTAATTGGGACCAAAGTAATGATTACAACCAACAACCCTACCAATTTTGTTATACACCTCAATTAGTACCTAAACTTACTTATCCTACTGATTATTATTTGGATTATAGTAGTGAGAGTGGTTGGGACCAAAGTAACAACAAGCAAGATGCACAAATGGTAACGACAACACATACATTTCCTATTCTCACTCACACTCCTGCGCCGGCTATAGAATATCAACAACAAGAAACTCTTTCAACTCGCAAACGAAAATCAACCTCTTCAAACCATGGTCGTTGGACTGTAAAAGAACACAT GATTTTTTTACAAGGGATGAGTAAGTTTGGTTCTGGTAATTGGACAGAAATATCTACTTTACTTGGTGGTACAAGAACTCCAGTCCAAGTGGCTAGCCATgctcaaaaatattttaataaaatggagaaagaaaaacaaattgCAGAGACAACCTCTGAgaataaaaagaagaaattaaataagagtataaatgatataagattAAGAGAAGATGGAACATTTTGTTCTCCAAACTCATTTCAAAACTGA
- the LOC133039402 gene encoding transcription factor SRM1-like: MVTTTHTFPIPTHTPAPTIEYQQQETLSTRKRKSTSSNHGRWTVKEHMIFLQGMSKFGSGNWTEISTLLGGTRTPVQVASHAQKYFNKMEKEKQIAETTSENKKKKLNKSINDIRLREDGTFCSPNSFQN; encoded by the exons ATGGTAACGACAACACATACATTTCCTATTCCCACTCACACTCCTGCGCCGACTATAGAATATCAACAACAAGAAACTCTTTCAACTCGCAAACGAAAATCAACCTCTTCAAACCATGGTCGTTGGACTGTAAAAGAACACAT GATTTTTTTACAAGGGATGAGTAAGTTTGGTTCTGGTAATTGGACAGAAATATCTACTTTACTTGGTGGTACAAGAACTCCAGTCCAAGTGGCTAGCCATgctcaaaaatattttaataaaatggagaaagaaaaacaaattgCAGAGACAACCTCTGAgaataaaaagaagaaattaaataagagtataaatgatataagattAAGAGAAGATGGAACATTTTGTTCTCCAAACTCATTTCAAAACTGA